DNA sequence from the Chrysemys picta bellii isolate R12L10 unplaced genomic scaffold, ASM1138683v2 scaf1117, whole genome shotgun sequence genome:
ccgctgcctgggggaagctcaacagaaagagcgctgcaagatctgcaaggcctttaagcccagaactaagaaagaaagagactttcgcctcaagcagctgctcatggagacggcgttacagccctccacttcggcggcaccgtctgcctcagtgcggagcgccccggcatcggtgcgggaaccggcgccggcgggtcactCGAAGCCCATGGCACCGACCCAACGGGGGCATGTACggcaccggtcgtcttcgccgacaaaatcgaagggccaacccaaggcccgaggacgctccccacaTAAGAGGTTAGCGCCGGCGAAGACCTCGAGTGCACCCAAGACCGGCACGGCCCCGGCACaggccccggtagtggctccggcgccgaaaggcccgtcgagccccgggataggcgcgtcgagtgaggaagaagggctggaggagctcttggaacagccctccactccggacacatttgaggcagcaaaggacctcattgcattgtccgttGAGGGCCCTCCACAAACTGAGGACACTCCGCCGAGActgccacacagaggcaagccggcgatggtgcgcccatcacggtcgccatctcggcaccgttcaaggcaccggtcccggtcgagctccgcctcggtggactcctgGTTGCCCTCCGCGCAGAAAGCGCCGCAGCAGTCGGGCCTCAgtaagcggtcggcaccgactcagcagccATACTCGAGTCGGCACCGGGATGCGTTGGCGGTACGTTCCCCGAGACCGACCACccgtagtcgttcccggtcccgtggtcaccagtaccgatccaggtccaggtcggcgagacgctactccaggtcctggtcgcggaggcactactccccaaacccggaccggcaccgttctacggctccgccgtggccttccagatcaccgtccgtggtgtcggagactgactcgggccggtacggcgggtatgcccatagggcaCAGGCTAGTAGGGACTACGAAGCCTCTGGCCATCCCCAATGGGGCCAACCAAGCCAATGGccgttctggacaccctgggcctaccaccagcaagggcccccatccaggacctcgagatccgggccatcggggtaccgatcccgctctccGTGGTACCGCCCGCCCTCTCAcaaggagg
Encoded proteins:
- the LOC135979668 gene encoding serine/arginine repetitive matrix protein 2-like, whose product is MPHVQGFKACATCRKPMPLSDPHDSCLRCLGEAQQKERCKICKAFKPRTKKERDFRLKQLLMETALQPSTSAAPSASVRSAPASVREPAPAGHSKPMAPTQRGHVRHRSSSPTKSKGQPKARGRSPHKRLAPAKTSSAPKTGTAPAQAPVVAPAPKGPSSPGIGASSEEEGLEELLEQPSTPDTFEAAKDLIALSVEGPPQTEDTPPRLPHRGKPAMVRPSRSPSRHRSRHRSRSSSASVDSWLPSAQKAPQQSGLSKRSAPTQQPYSSRHRDALAVRSPRPTTRSRSRSRGHQYRSRSRSARRYSRSWSRRHYSPNPDRHRSTAPPWPSRSPSVVSETDSGRYGGYAHRAQASRDYEASGHPQWGQPSQWPFWTPWAYHQQGPPSRTSRSGPSGYRSRSPWYRPPSHKEATVSRPQEREGADSAPSTVRYRPSPTPWDRPQRNNQAMKGCRKVRMDKRPRPLPPRWTRQ